In Mucilaginibacter celer, one DNA window encodes the following:
- a CDS encoding carboxymuconolactone decarboxylase family protein, with translation MTSFEVPVYSETPEALKEVYDKFQKTIGFVPNLYATIGYSPNALNAYAEFAARQSKGTFHAKDREAIYLIVSQLNGCHYCLASHTESAIAHGWPEEETLEIRKGTHPELKWQVLYRVIKSVIENKGAVDRGLLEAFSSLGYGNAALMDLISLIMVMSLTNYVYRLTQIPIDYPLAKEI, from the coding sequence ATGACATCATTTGAAGTACCGGTTTACAGCGAAACGCCCGAAGCGCTGAAAGAGGTCTACGATAAATTTCAAAAAACCATCGGGTTTGTCCCGAACCTCTATGCGACCATCGGCTATTCTCCAAACGCGCTAAACGCCTATGCTGAATTCGCTGCCAGGCAAAGCAAAGGGACCTTTCATGCGAAGGACCGCGAAGCCATTTACCTGATCGTTTCTCAACTGAACGGCTGTCATTACTGCCTGGCCTCCCATACGGAATCAGCCATAGCGCACGGCTGGCCGGAAGAAGAAACACTGGAGATCAGGAAAGGAACGCATCCCGAGTTAAAATGGCAGGTTTTATACCGGGTTATAAAATCCGTGATCGAAAATAAAGGCGCGGTGGACCGCGGGCTGCTCGAAGCTTTTTCCAGCCTGGGTTACGGTAATGCCGCCCTGATGGACCTGATCTCCCTGATCATGGTCATGAGCCTGACCAACTACGTTTATCGCCTGACGCAGATTCCTATTGACTACCCGCTTGCCAAAGAGATCTGA
- a CDS encoding DUF6624 domain-containing protein: MNCKLFITALLGILSVVTAGAQVRPACDALFLKADTLISRKQYQAAARLCFQAFDESPVCRSNANLLKTAKICMRAGLPDSMFSCLTLIVTRKAHSDYVYILSDPDYLKFKHDARWIRLKSALDSYLGANAKELDSLHQERLKMDTRLMLLAKKFGSRSKRYLAYRDTTHERDSVNSIKLLSMIRSWGWMSADQIDERGVDSMIYLFWKLSFSDQKRYFPMISAAFRKGTFDAKRFADIADRIALKDKGRQIYGTQLGTDNLPLPVENADSLNFRRREIGLPPVHK; this comes from the coding sequence ATGAACTGTAAATTATTCATTACCGCCCTGTTAGGTATCTTGTCCGTGGTTACCGCCGGTGCACAGGTCAGACCTGCCTGCGATGCGCTGTTCCTTAAGGCAGACACCCTGATCAGCCGGAAACAATACCAGGCAGCCGCCAGGCTCTGTTTCCAGGCCTTTGACGAATCCCCGGTTTGCAGAAGCAATGCGAACCTGCTCAAAACAGCGAAGATCTGTATGCGGGCAGGGCTTCCCGACAGCATGTTCAGCTGCCTGACCCTGATCGTCACCCGTAAAGCCCATAGCGATTATGTGTACATCCTCTCCGACCCCGATTACCTGAAATTCAAACATGACGCACGCTGGATCCGGCTGAAATCCGCGCTTGACAGCTATTTGGGCGCAAACGCGAAAGAACTGGATTCGCTCCACCAGGAGCGCTTAAAAATGGATACCCGGCTGATGCTGCTGGCAAAAAAATTTGGATCCCGTTCGAAAAGATACCTGGCTTACCGGGATACCACGCATGAGCGGGACAGCGTGAATTCGATCAAGCTGCTTTCGATGATCAGGAGCTGGGGCTGGATGAGCGCCGATCAGATCGATGAGCGGGGCGTCGATTCCATGATCTACCTGTTCTGGAAATTAAGTTTCAGCGACCAGAAACGGTATTTCCCCATGATCTCCGCCGCCTTTAGGAAGGGAACATTTGACGCGAAACGATTTGCCGATATCGCTGACAGAATCGCGTTAAAAGATAAGGGCAGACAGATCTACGGTACCCAGCTGGGGACGGACAACCTGCCCTTACCTGTTGAAAACGCGGACAGCCTGAATTTCAGAAGGCGGGAGATCGGGCTGCCACCGGTCCATAAATAA
- a CDS encoding NmrA family NAD(P)-binding protein: MEKKVLITGATGVTGKHAIANLLKMNIPVRALVHRLDERSEALAAQGVEVVEGDLSDFNRIGEVLQDIRAAYYLFPIQVPGIIESTAYFAQAALENGVEAIVNMSQVPARRTSVSHGSQNHWVAERVFDKFGVPVTHLKPTFFAEWLLYSIRSIKTQDALIYPFGDVAYAPITGEDQGRVIASILSNPAPHAGKTYPLFGLEELTQYQIADMVSEVIGRKITYQPVEIPDFEPILRTAMRGNDYFTQHILAVAQDCRDGYFSGTNNYVEEITGQKPMSMMDFIVKYKTALL; encoded by the coding sequence ATGGAAAAAAAAGTGCTGATCACCGGCGCAACCGGTGTAACGGGCAAACATGCCATAGCAAATCTCTTAAAAATGAACATCCCGGTGAGGGCCCTGGTCCATCGCCTGGACGAGCGTTCAGAAGCCCTGGCCGCGCAGGGGGTAGAGGTTGTCGAAGGCGATCTGTCAGATTTTAACCGTATCGGGGAGGTATTGCAGGATATCCGCGCGGCTTATTACCTCTTTCCTATCCAGGTTCCGGGAATCATCGAATCAACCGCCTACTTTGCACAGGCCGCGCTGGAAAACGGCGTTGAAGCTATCGTTAATATGTCCCAGGTGCCTGCACGCCGCACATCGGTCAGCCACGGCTCGCAGAACCATTGGGTGGCTGAACGGGTATTCGACAAATTCGGTGTACCGGTGACCCACCTGAAACCAACCTTTTTCGCGGAATGGCTGTTATATTCCATCCGTTCGATAAAAACCCAGGATGCCCTGATCTATCCGTTCGGGGACGTCGCTTACGCACCGATCACCGGCGAAGACCAGGGCCGTGTAATTGCTTCGATACTGTCCAACCCGGCTCCGCATGCAGGAAAGACCTACCCGCTGTTCGGGCTGGAGGAATTGACCCAGTACCAGATCGCGGATATGGTGTCTGAAGTGATCGGGCGCAAGATCACTTACCAACCGGTAGAAATCCCGGATTTCGAACCGATTCTGCGGACCGCTATGAGGGGTAATGATTACTTCACACAGCATATCCTTGCCGTTGCTCAGGATTGCCGTGACGGTTATTTTTCCGGTACCAATAATTATGTGGAAGAGATCACCGGCCAGAAACCGATGAGTATGATGGATTTTATCGTAAAATACAAAACCGCTTTACTATAG
- a CDS encoding DinB family protein translates to MLPYLNKLEEDRKLLLQVTESLTEEQYNFIPEGFSNNIIWNLGHILVVSENILFKDSAFQRPVQEVIRQQFQRGSRPETNIDDDEIFLIRYALMQTVRFYKKAAGIGDQNGETKIQQGNFVQMISGERMEFLLFHEKIHYYRIGKLMEMVKEISSATQNLNNQ, encoded by the coding sequence ATGTTACCCTATCTCAATAAGCTCGAAGAAGACCGGAAGCTGCTGCTGCAGGTAACGGAATCCCTGACGGAGGAACAGTATAATTTCATTCCCGAGGGTTTCAGTAACAACATCATCTGGAATCTCGGACACATCCTTGTGGTCAGTGAAAATATCCTGTTCAAAGACTCTGCTTTCCAGCGCCCTGTACAGGAAGTGATCCGGCAACAGTTTCAGCGGGGCTCCAGGCCTGAAACGAACATCGACGACGACGAAATATTTCTGATCCGCTATGCGCTGATGCAAACGGTCCGCTTCTATAAAAAAGCTGCAGGTATCGGGGATCAGAACGGGGAAACTAAAATCCAGCAGGGCAATTTCGTTCAGATGATCAGCGGGGAGCGGATGGAATTCCTTTTATTTCACGAGAAGATCCATTATTACAGGATCGGTAAACTGATGGAAATGGTCAAGGAAATATCATCTGCCACTCAAAATTTAAATAATCAATAA
- a CDS encoding NmrA family NAD(P)-binding protein: MKNKVLVTGGTGNTGGHVIENLLSQGIPVRALVRKIDERSDALAARGVEIVEGDLTDLDAVTAALKDIKSAFFVYTIKEAGILDATAYFAQAAYETGVEAIVNLSQFGANRHVKSHGAQNHWIAERLFDRAPVPVTHLRPTLFAEWFMYQAMVIRSESKYYLPFGDAKFAPIATEDIARVAAAILADPAPHAGKSYDLFGPKILSMAEIAEIFTSVLERPVTYVPIDTETFIGILKKFLNAGPYFIQHVTSLGQDLADGREAGMNDLVEQLTGQKPLQMADYILKNKAAFA; encoded by the coding sequence ATGAAAAACAAAGTTTTGGTTACCGGCGGAACCGGTAACACCGGCGGTCACGTCATTGAAAACTTATTAAGCCAGGGCATTCCTGTAAGGGCCCTTGTCCGCAAAATTGATGAACGTTCCGATGCACTGGCAGCCCGGGGTGTTGAAATCGTTGAGGGCGATCTGACCGACCTGGACGCCGTAACTGCTGCCTTGAAAGATATCAAAAGCGCCTTTTTTGTTTACACGATCAAGGAAGCGGGAATTCTGGACGCTACTGCCTACTTCGCGCAGGCGGCGTACGAAACCGGCGTGGAAGCGATCGTGAACCTGTCGCAGTTCGGGGCTAACCGCCATGTTAAAAGTCACGGTGCGCAAAACCACTGGATCGCCGAGCGCCTGTTCGACCGCGCCCCGGTACCGGTAACACACCTTCGTCCGACCCTGTTCGCGGAATGGTTCATGTACCAGGCCATGGTCATCAGGTCTGAAAGCAAATATTACCTCCCTTTCGGCGACGCTAAATTTGCACCGATCGCAACGGAGGATATCGCCCGTGTAGCAGCGGCTATACTTGCTGATCCTGCGCCGCATGCCGGAAAAAGTTACGACCTGTTCGGCCCCAAAATACTGAGCATGGCGGAGATCGCCGAGATATTTACCAGTGTGCTGGAAAGACCGGTGACCTATGTACCGATAGATACAGAAACCTTTATAGGTATCCTGAAGAAATTCCTGAATGCAGGGCCTTACTTTATCCAGCATGTAACCTCCCTGGGTCAGGACCTGGCTGACGGGCGCGAGGCCGGTATGAACGACCTGGTAGAGCAGCTGACCGGCCAGAAACCGCTTCAGATGGCAGACTATATTCTCAAGAACAAAGCAGCGTTCGCGTAA
- a CDS encoding TetR/AcrR family transcriptional regulator: MSITERKIKEKEEMRKLILNGARKVFLENGYESASIRNIAEEISYSPSSIYFYFREKGEIFHELHEEGFRLLLNNMKVLEHVNDPFERLKAMGGVYIDFAIHNKDFYNLMFIVDAPLKKKEEDEPWRMGVKTLDFLIHVVRECIAAGKFQGLNAENLSFTILSALHGMCALFCKDRTSTFTDRTSEQLIRDGYQTFMAMMDRL, from the coding sequence ATGTCGATTACAGAAAGGAAAATAAAGGAAAAAGAAGAAATGCGGAAGCTGATACTGAACGGTGCCCGTAAAGTGTTTCTTGAAAACGGCTACGAATCCGCCAGCATCAGGAATATCGCGGAGGAGATCAGTTACAGCCCCAGCAGCATCTATTTTTATTTCAGGGAGAAAGGGGAGATTTTTCATGAACTGCATGAGGAGGGGTTTCGGTTGCTGCTGAATAACATGAAGGTCCTGGAACACGTCAATGACCCTTTCGAGCGCCTGAAGGCCATGGGCGGCGTCTATATAGACTTTGCCATCCATAATAAAGACTTTTATAACCTGATGTTCATCGTTGACGCCCCTTTGAAAAAGAAAGAGGAAGACGAACCCTGGAGAATGGGCGTCAAAACATTGGATTTCCTGATCCACGTGGTCAGGGAGTGTATCGCCGCAGGAAAGTTCCAAGGCCTGAATGCCGAAAACCTTTCCTTCACCATTCTGTCCGCCCTGCACGGTATGTGCGCCTTATTCTGTAAAGACAGGACGAGCACCTTTACTGACCGTACTTCCGAACAGCTGATCAGGGATGGGTACCAGACTTTCATGGCGATGATGGACAGGTTATAA
- a CDS encoding DUF302 domain-containing protein, which translates to MESVNSVRHIVLELMSTFDEFVNNLESAAGKFDEPVLLEISHDPKGARAKMEAMAGREGLMIFSRLDHGQLLKLYGIETKAFVYGIGNPLIAGSMTRTNPAAGLYAPVRVMVYQEKGKPVTVEYDEPSSFFGQFGSEIGAVGLALDKKLYDLILAADLGNTDFC; encoded by the coding sequence ATGGAAAGCGTAAATTCAGTCAGGCATATCGTACTTGAACTCATGTCGACTTTTGATGAGTTTGTCAACAACCTGGAAAGTGCTGCCGGTAAGTTCGACGAACCGGTATTACTGGAGATCAGCCATGATCCAAAAGGGGCACGGGCCAAAATGGAAGCTATGGCCGGCCGTGAAGGCTTAATGATCTTTTCCCGGCTGGACCACGGGCAGCTTTTGAAGCTTTACGGCATAGAAACAAAAGCCTTTGTATACGGCATCGGAAACCCTTTGATCGCCGGGTCCATGACCAGGACAAATCCCGCCGCCGGCCTGTATGCACCGGTCAGGGTCATGGTCTATCAGGAAAAAGGTAAGCCGGTAACCGTGGAATATGATGAGCCTTCCTCTTTTTTCGGGCAATTCGGCAGTGAAATAGGGGCGGTAGGCCTTGCCCTGGACAAAAAACTGTATGACCTTATCCTGGCCGCTGACCTGGGGAATACCGATTTCTGTTAA
- a CDS encoding DUF302 domain-containing protein — MERTFSVTKVTQKIESTFDNFVKNFEAAIGRFIAPSDEAANADPEGTIEAIKAKAGMENMYMFPTGDPGQVLRLQGGTYRVKQFAWGNPLMAGNLIKMNIGVALYAPFRMIVFENDEKEVFVEYDKPSTYFSLFDEKVKTVGHGLDEKIEKLIAYSAQDLS, encoded by the coding sequence ATGGAAAGAACGTTTTCTGTCACCAAAGTGACCCAAAAAATTGAATCTACTTTCGATAATTTCGTTAAAAACTTCGAAGCCGCCATCGGGCGTTTTATCGCACCTTCTGATGAAGCGGCAAATGCAGATCCCGAAGGCACCATCGAAGCGATCAAAGCCAAAGCCGGAATGGAGAATATGTACATGTTCCCTACAGGAGATCCCGGACAGGTGCTCCGGCTGCAGGGTGGTACCTACCGCGTAAAACAATTTGCCTGGGGAAACCCGCTGATGGCCGGCAACCTGATCAAAATGAATATTGGTGTTGCGCTGTATGCGCCATTCAGGATGATCGTTTTTGAGAACGATGAAAAGGAAGTTTTTGTAGAATACGATAAGCCATCCACTTATTTCAGCCTGTTTGACGAAAAAGTGAAGACAGTGGGCCATGGCCTGGATGAAAAGATCGAAAAACTGATCGCTTATTCTGCGCAGGATTTGTCGTAA
- a CDS encoding MFS transporter — translation MPESKSRWIALLIVLFAPLLSVIDVFIINIAIPAIRKGVHATEAEVQLVIASYLLGYAAFLITGGRLGDHFGRKRIFLTGMLLFTATSCWCGLSGSALELNIARFFQGVSAALMVPQTLSYIQLLFQNPEDRAKAVGWFGFTLGVASIAGQFLGGFLTWFHFFIPGWRLIFFINLPLGIISLAGAFRYLKETGVNASSKFDIPGVVLLTVSLFCLIIPLILGREYGWPWWSWAILLSSALLFFLFFKNQDRKRLRGGAPLINTDLLKFRDFNIGLLCVFCLFVFHNTYLLISTLLFQNGFQYNPFIAGKLFVIFGIGSTISSLYSGKLIGRYGKKVVLAGVFFLFVSIGAQLFFFSSDHYSQPFIALMLFIHGAGMGVAIPSTLNVTLKSVPAEFAGAASGLYSTFQQTSSALGVSVIGGVFFSVLGKYADRLHYEQAFKAAGLCELLTLLILSVLLLIMPDSPGAAVHIGE, via the coding sequence ATGCCAGAAAGTAAATCCCGTTGGATCGCGTTGCTGATCGTGCTTTTCGCTCCCCTATTGTCTGTAATTGATGTTTTTATCATCAACATAGCCATTCCCGCAATCCGGAAGGGTGTTCATGCGACGGAAGCGGAAGTGCAGCTGGTCATCGCCAGCTACCTGCTCGGCTATGCCGCTTTTCTGATCACAGGAGGGCGTCTCGGCGACCATTTCGGCAGGAAACGGATTTTTTTAACCGGGATGCTTTTGTTTACAGCGACGTCCTGCTGGTGCGGGTTATCCGGTTCTGCGCTGGAACTGAATATCGCCCGCTTTTTCCAGGGTGTCAGCGCGGCGCTTATGGTGCCGCAGACCTTGTCCTATATCCAGTTGTTGTTCCAGAACCCTGAAGACAGGGCAAAGGCAGTGGGTTGGTTTGGATTTACGCTGGGTGTCGCCAGCATTGCGGGGCAGTTTCTCGGCGGTTTTCTCACCTGGTTTCATTTCTTTATCCCGGGCTGGCGGCTGATATTTTTTATTAACCTGCCGCTTGGGATCATCTCCCTGGCCGGGGCGTTCAGATATCTGAAGGAAACCGGCGTAAACGCATCCAGCAAATTTGATATCCCGGGTGTTGTGCTGCTTACCGTTTCCCTGTTCTGCCTGATCATCCCGTTAATCCTTGGCCGCGAATACGGCTGGCCCTGGTGGAGCTGGGCCATATTGTTAAGCTCAGCATTGTTGTTCTTTCTTTTTTTTAAAAATCAGGACCGCAAACGTCTTCGCGGCGGTGCTCCGCTGATCAATACGGACCTGTTAAAGTTCAGGGATTTCAACATCGGTTTGCTTTGTGTTTTTTGCCTTTTCGTCTTTCATAATACCTATCTGCTGATCAGTACATTGCTGTTTCAGAACGGATTTCAGTATAATCCCTTTATTGCCGGGAAATTATTTGTGATCTTCGGCATAGGCAGCACCATCTCTTCCCTGTACTCCGGAAAGCTGATCGGAAGGTATGGAAAAAAGGTCGTACTGGCCGGCGTGTTCTTTTTATTTGTATCGATCGGGGCCCAGCTCTTTTTCTTTTCATCTGATCATTATTCACAGCCTTTCATCGCCCTGATGCTTTTTATCCATGGCGCCGGGATGGGCGTTGCTATTCCTTCAACATTAAATGTAACTTTGAAGAGCGTTCCTGCTGAATTTGCGGGGGCCGCATCTGGCTTATACTCAACGTTTCAGCAAACGTCATCAGCGCTCGGGGTTTCCGTGATCGGGGGAGTCTTCTTCAGTGTCCTGGGGAAATATGCAGACAGGCTGCATTACGAACAGGCGTTTAAAGCGGCCGGGCTTTGCGAACTGCTTACGCTCCTGATCCTGTCCGTTCTGTTGTTGATCATGCCGGATAGCCCTGGTGCAGCAGTGCATATCGGAGAATAA
- a CDS encoding sigma 54-interacting response regulator: MKESILIVEDQFIEANDLRSTLEMEGYLVCGIARSVARALELIRSKAPDIVIIDILLQGAPTGIDLAKQLMSQNMPFIYLSANSNNSTFNEAKKTQPDGFLVKPFRKKDVLIALEIATYRSRYKRELLQRHATWLNGLLSEVYEKEVPAEEKLKLMLKAFQPLIPFELLLVDLNSLSEPLLGFKRVSFDEYEAIDLHGSSPLAGSVRDMNEFRQPYLTGQQIYYRNGEDFLERSRNGKIINQIVSDFDIKSELTVRMPGIRDTAGGVCFYSSLADSFSNEHAKLIISVLPELTLLVGQIQEFFLKTKPKVRPSVKDDLSVLKQLTSRIVGKSPKLLFALDQAVQVAQHDTSVLVLGETGAGKEGIVNIIHHLSPRKNKPFVKINCAAIQETLVESELFGHEKGAFTGAFERRIGKFEQAQGGTIFLDEIGELPLDIQSKLLRVIQEKEIERLGGHQTIKTDVRIVAATNRNLDKEVALGFFRIDLYYRLNVFPIMVPALRERKEDIPALAEFFLKEQAKLSGQPEKKLDPVMMAKFVEYSWPGNIRELKHLIERFAIMSKGTVISRLEIPVIKEGTATVIVSAPAKEFQSIDEIEKTHIMAAIKNCKGKIAGAGGAAEVLKIPVTTLRYKMKKLGIGWHYFHDDPQ; this comes from the coding sequence ATGAAAGAGAGTATATTGATTGTCGAAGACCAGTTTATAGAAGCAAATGACCTGCGTTCTACGCTGGAAATGGAGGGCTACCTGGTTTGCGGGATCGCCAGGTCCGTCGCACGCGCGCTGGAACTCATCAGAAGCAAGGCTCCTGACATCGTTATTATTGATATTCTTCTACAGGGCGCGCCGACCGGTATAGATCTGGCCAAACAACTGATGTCACAGAATATGCCTTTTATCTATCTTTCGGCTAATTCCAATAATTCAACCTTCAACGAAGCAAAAAAAACGCAGCCCGACGGTTTCCTGGTTAAGCCCTTCCGGAAAAAGGATGTCCTGATCGCCCTGGAGATCGCAACCTACAGATCCAGGTATAAAAGAGAGCTGCTCCAGCGTCACGCGACCTGGCTTAACGGTTTGCTTTCAGAAGTTTATGAAAAGGAAGTCCCTGCGGAGGAAAAACTGAAACTGATGTTGAAAGCATTTCAGCCGCTGATCCCGTTCGAACTTTTATTGGTAGATCTTAATTCACTCTCGGAGCCTTTACTGGGTTTTAAACGGGTCAGCTTCGACGAGTATGAGGCTATCGACCTTCACGGTTCCAGTCCGCTTGCCGGTTCGGTCAGGGATATGAATGAATTCAGGCAGCCTTACCTGACAGGACAGCAGATCTACTACCGTAACGGTGAAGACTTCCTGGAAAGAAGCAGGAACGGTAAGATCATTAATCAGATCGTAAGTGACTTTGACATTAAATCAGAACTGACCGTCAGGATGCCTGGTATCAGGGATACTGCCGGCGGAGTTTGTTTTTACAGTTCCCTTGCGGACAGTTTCAGTAACGAACATGCAAAACTGATCATTAGTGTGCTACCGGAACTGACGTTGCTTGTCGGGCAGATACAGGAATTCTTCTTAAAAACAAAACCCAAAGTACGGCCCTCGGTAAAAGATGACCTGTCCGTTTTGAAGCAGTTAACCTCCAGGATAGTAGGCAAAAGCCCCAAACTGCTTTTTGCGCTCGACCAGGCGGTGCAGGTTGCCCAGCACGATACCTCCGTCCTTGTACTGGGAGAAACAGGTGCGGGCAAAGAGGGCATCGTGAATATTATTCATCATTTATCACCGAGGAAAAATAAACCCTTCGTTAAAATCAATTGCGCTGCTATCCAGGAAACCCTGGTAGAATCCGAATTGTTCGGTCACGAAAAAGGGGCCTTTACAGGTGCATTTGAAAGACGGATCGGAAAGTTTGAACAGGCCCAGGGGGGAACCATTTTTCTCGACGAGATCGGCGAACTCCCGTTGGATATTCAGTCCAAGCTTTTAAGGGTTATACAGGAAAAGGAGATTGAGCGTTTGGGTGGGCACCAGACGATCAAAACAGATGTCAGGATCGTCGCGGCAACCAACCGCAACCTGGATAAAGAGGTGGCGCTGGGCTTTTTCCGGATAGACCTCTATTACCGGCTGAACGTATTCCCGATTATGGTCCCTGCATTGCGGGAACGTAAAGAGGATATTCCGGCGCTGGCCGAATTTTTTTTGAAGGAACAGGCGAAATTGTCCGGCCAGCCGGAAAAGAAACTGGACCCCGTAATGATGGCAAAGTTTGTGGAATATTCCTGGCCGGGGAATATCAGGGAATTGAAACATCTGATCGAACGGTTTGCGATCATGTCAAAGGGAACGGTCATCTCCAGGCTGGAAATACCCGTAATAAAGGAGGGCACGGCGACAGTAATTGTTTCAGCTCCGGCAAAAGAATTTCAAAGCATTGACGAGATTGAAAAAACACATATCATGGCGGCTATAAAAAATTGCAAAGGAAAAATTGCCGGCGCGGGCGGGGCCGCGGAGGTCTTAAAGATTCCGGTGACGACTTTGCGTTATAAAATGAAAAAACTGGGAATCGGATGGCACTACTTTCATGATGATCCCCAATAA